The sequence GATCTGCTGAATCTTGCCCTGTTCAACCTGCACCTGCAGGGTGATGTTGCTCTTCTTTCCCTTACCGGAAACCTCGTGGGTGCCGTCTACGTATTTGCCCTGGGGCGCCTGGCTGGCGCAGCCTGAAAAGGCCAGGGCAACCAGGGTTGCGGCGGGTAGTGCGTAGCGGCGTGTCTTGTTATGTGCTGCCATCGATGGCTCCTAACTCGTTTGTAACTCGTTGACCGGGTCGGAGTTGACCTTTGACTAGCAGACTAATTAAACGCCGTGAGGGGCAATATAGTGGTTTTCCGTAGCGCGGGAAGAAGGGTGACCGGCTTCACACTGGGTTGAGTGGCCTGGAGTTTGGTCGTAAATCAGTTCTGGCAGAGATGGGGCAGGGGCTGCCATTGGGGCGCCCGCTCTATGGGGTGTTGCCCCAGGAACTCGCTGAGCAGTTGGAAGAGCGGCGGGTAGGCCAGGTTCAGGGCGATGGGGTCGGTGAAGAACGCCTCCACACAGACCGCAAAGAACTCCGCTTCGTTCTCGGCGCCATAGGGGTCTATCCACAGTCGGTCCCAGGCCAGGTTCGCCTGGGCCGAACCCTCGGGCAGAGACTCGGCAATTTCAACCTGACGGCAGTGATTAACAAAGGCTGCGCGGAATGCTTTTAGCCACCGCTTTTGCAGGGCCGTAGGCAGAGCTGGCAGGCCGTCGGCGATGCCACCGTTGGCCATATCCAGCTTGTGGGCCAGTTCGTGGATCACCAGGTTAAACCCGCTCCACTGCCTGCTGTAGCCCAGCTCTGACAGGGACAGGATCACCGGCCCCTGTTCCCACGCCTCGCCCGACAGCTCCTCCACGCTCTGATGTTCGACGCCGTTGTCGTCCAGGTAGTGGCGATCGCTGACAAACTCCTCAGGATAGATCAGCAGCTCATGGAACACTCCATAGGCCTCCAGCCCCAGATTGAGCACGGGCAGGGCGGCCATCAGGGCGATGTCGATGCAGTGATCATCGGTGAGCTTGGCCCCCATCACCGGGGTAAAGCGTTTGTCGTGAAGAAAGCACCAGCCCAGCTCCATCAGGCGGGTCTGCTCGCCTGCGGTGAGACCATGGAGAATGGCCAGGGCATCCAGGTTCTGCTGCCAGCGGGCCCGGCGCTCAGGGTCGAATCGAGCCAGCAGTCTCTGCCGCCGCCAGTTGGAGAAAAAGTCAAACATGGCCATAGCTTAGCTGCAGAAGCCAGGGAAGGGAATGGTTGGGAAAATGACATTAAAAAAAGGCGACCCGAAGGCCGCCTTTGCGTGTGGGGGATTACTTGTTCTGCCAGTGCAGCATCTGGGCCCAGGCCAGGTAGGGGCGGTACCAGGTGACCTGACCATACTGACGCAGCACGTGCTTGTTGATCTCGGTAACACGGGCGTCCCAAGGGGCCAGCTCAGACCAGTCGTAACCGGTGGCGATCTGGTCCCAACGCTTGCTGATGCCGCCGCCGGCGACGTCGTAATGCAGCATGCCAGGCGCCATGAACACCTTGTCGGTCAGGGTCTTGGTCAGACACTTCAGGTCGCTGTCATCGGAGGCATAGCCTTCGTTGTAGGCGGTCACCATGAAGCCTACGTCCAGGTGGGCGTGGTTTACGTCTTCCAGCTTGTTGTCACCGCTGCTGTTGAAGGCGTAATCCCAGGTGCAGGTGCCATCACTGTTGTAGCGCATATGGTCTTTGAAGAAGCCGTGGATCTCCCGGACCCGCTGCTCCATCACTGGCTCGCCGCCATCCAGCCACTTGTTCACGTAGATCATGGCGATGCCCATGGTCATGTCGTGGTTGTAGGGCATGGGGTTGGAGAACAGCCCAGAGTCGCCATAGTCACTGTTTTTGTAGTTAACGTAGAAGTAGGACCCCTGAATCGCACTGTTTTTGGTGGTGCTGTAGGAGGAGTCGTGGCTGCGGATGATCCGCGCCGCTTCCGCCAGGTACTGGTCCGCCTTGGCGGTGTACTGGGTCTTGTTCTCAGACTTGATGTAGTCCGCAACCCGGGTGATGGCATTCAGGATCTGGCCATCACTCAGTACCTCAATACGCCAGCCGTTGTAGGGGCGACGCCATCCTGGAGCAGGTTTGCCAGGGTTGTTGAGGA is a genomic window of Ferrimonas sp. YFM containing:
- a CDS encoding M90 family metallopeptidase, coding for MAMFDFFSNWRRQRLLARFDPERRARWQQNLDALAILHGLTAGEQTRLMELGWCFLHDKRFTPVMGAKLTDDHCIDIALMAALPVLNLGLEAYGVFHELLIYPEEFVSDRHYLDDNGVEHQSVEELSGEAWEQGPVILSLSELGYSRQWSGFNLVIHELAHKLDMANGGIADGLPALPTALQKRWLKAFRAAFVNHCRQVEIAESLPEGSAQANLAWDRLWIDPYGAENEAEFFAVCVEAFFTDPIALNLAYPPLFQLLSEFLGQHPIERAPQWQPLPHLCQN